The Canis lupus baileyi chromosome 29, mCanLup2.hap1, whole genome shotgun sequence genomic interval AGTCCCACGCACGGTCCCCCGAGGTCAGCCAGGCCCACGCCACCCAGGGGGCTGCGCAGGCTGACGGTGGCCCCCGGGGTGCCAAGCCCGGACTGGGCGGAGCCTTGTGGGGGGGCCACGTGGACTTCACGGCGGCACCTCCTTGGCCGTCTGCGTCCCACGTCGTCCTGACCGTGGCTGGACGGAAGGCGGGTGCTGCGTGCTCAAGCGATGCCCGAGAAGCACGCCGTCCGTGCACCTGTTCTCTCAGCAGGTGGGAGGTATCCACGGAGCATCTCCACCTGCAGGGCTGGCACCAGATAAGAGGGCAGCACTGGgcatggggggagggagaagcccaGAGGGAAGCAGCCGTTTCTGGAAGGTTCTCCCAGGCATGGACTAACGAGAGCGAAAGCGTCACAGGGCTGAAGGCACCAGTGAGTGGAGGTCATTTCCAGAGAGATACTGGGGTGGAAGCAATGCTGTGCCCAGAGGGGAGGGAATGTACTAGGACCAGCTGACCGCCCAGCCACCCGTCAGCCGCCAGGAGCTCTCAGAGGCCCtggcgccccgcccgccccctccctgccccgctGCGCCTCCCCCTGAGTAGCGGAGGGTCGTGGCAAGGGTTCGGGTACCTCTGCAGCAGTAGGGATGGCTGTGAGGCTGACCAGCCCCCGGCCCTCTCTCCTTCGTCCCCGCACTCCCCGCAACTCGCACACGGTGAGTTGACCCCTCGGGAGGCTCACAGGTCTGGGCCAGCGGTGCCCCGGGTGCCCTGCCGCGGGCTGTGGGAGCCACCGTCATCTCAGGCACAGACACAGCCGGCTTAACTTTGGTCCTCAAGCCTCGACGTTCTTTGAACCGAACACACGGCTTCTCCTGGGGACGCACAGCACCGGCAGAGCTttatttcccccttcccctggtTGGCAGTGGCAAATCCTCCCGTCCCCCGGCATCTCGCGCGTGCCCGCAGCCTGCATGTTGCAGCTTCAAGAAGGGGCTGCGGAGAGCTACGACTCGACTTTGGTAGCGAGGGTTGAGCACACAGCTTTATAATGAGGTTGGAAAGTTTGGGGCTATGCATTTAATGAATTTTGTATTAAGATATAACACAGctgctttcatttgcatttcacaGCGCTATTTAGAACAGATGTTTAATACTTAATGAATTGAATATTTAGATACGGCGATGCATTTGACACCTGCCATTAAAGGAGAAGCTTCAAATGCGCTGAAGTCCTCCTCAAGCAGTGGTTCTGGGGTTTAGGCACTGAAATCTCCAGATGGGCCCAAGGGGAAATGAAGATCTCGAAGGAGACACCCCCCATCCTGTGCACCCCGGCTTCTTGTGCCGTCCCAGCGGCTCCCCGAAGCACCTGCAAGCCACCTCCCTCCCACCGACACGCCACCTCATTCGGGTGAAGCATGGGGTGAGTTTTCCTCTCCAACAGATCGTTCTAGAAAGGCATCCATCCCTTGCCGACCGATTCAGGAAGTTAAAACACAGTTGGGCTCTCCAACGGCCCCCTGTGTGTTATGGTGTCGACTGAGCTCCGTGGAACACGGTGGTGGCTTGTCGTGGTTTCTTCTATAAGTAGATGCACCTTAAGaatcatttattcaaatattaatgCCTCTTAGGGGAGACGTCGGGCTGACTAGAAAACATTATTATGGTGAAGTTCTCCCAGAGCAAGTCAACAAAACCAGTGAGCGTCCCCCACATGTAGCACATGTGATGAAAACACGAAGAGTGTTCCCCTGCTGTTGCCGAGTCtcctcgggggtggggggcgcacaGACCtgccccctgagccccccacccctgcctggggGGCCGCTGCTCCCTACCCGGTGCCCGTGGAGACCAAAGCCAGCCTGGGCCCAGCTGGGCAGCAGGATGGGCTCCGCCTTCCCGGGGAGGCGGCTGCTGGCCTCGGTGGGGCCCGTGTGAGGCCGGAAGGAGCCTCTCCAGCTTAGCGGCCACCTGGGTGGCAGGCGGAGGGTCGGGGTGGGAACCCCGTGGAGGGCAGGGTCCGCCGACAGCCCTCTGCCGGGAAGGTGTCTGGCCTGCACTTCTGGACACAGGAAGCTGGCGCCTCGGGCCAGtctctccagcccctccctgtgcctcagttggGGGATGTGTCAGAGGCCTGTGCAGGGTCCCACGGGTGGTCCCACGGGTGGTCCCACGGCACCGGGCATAGAGGAAGCACGAGGGAGGCACTTGTCGCTGCCGCAGGAGCAGTCACTGCCCGCTTCGCACTTCCTCTCTCTGGCTTCAGGTTCCTCATCTGCACGACTAACAGCAACAGTAGGAGCAGCAGCCTCATAAACAAGGTAAATAGGATGCTGGGTCGTGGGGCCGACACCTGGCCCGCGGGGACACTGGGCTTCTGCAGTGGGGCCCCCTCCGCTCGCCGCCCACACCTTCGCACTCACCTGCCGACAAAGAGGCAGGCCAGCTGCCGCCTCAGCTGATAGGCTCATCTGGACGACGGAAATGTGCTCCCGACCGCCATCGTCAGGCTAGCAGCGCTCGTGACAGGCGCATGGCACGATCCAAAGGAAAGATTTAGACCTAacggggaaaaaaatcagttaaaatcgACATATCCATTAGAAGATTTTAGAACTGGAAACATATTCTTCATGGAGCGAAGGATGACTTCTTAGGAGATGCTAAATCAATAGCTCATACTTGGGAtgaattcattattttgttttatgagaaCTGTCTGGTTCCTAAATTCTCTCCTGTTCCGCCTTTTCAGCAGCGCCCCGGGAAAGCCGCGGACGAGTCCCGGAGACGCCAGCGTGGTTCCAGCCTGAACGCCCTCGGAAGAGGTGGGAGATGAGTGCAGGGACGTGGTTTCAAGCAGGCGCCTCCCCAGCGCAGGTGGCCCTGCCACCAGCCACGTCGCCCCCGACCCCGGTCCTGGGTGTGATGCCGccccgggggcccggggctgggctCCTTGCCGGCGTCCGCCCCTGTGAGCCTCGGATGCATCGCAGGCCGCAGCCCCttcagccccccccccgcccccagttgTCACCACGGTGACACACAGGGGCGGCCGTGCCCACGGCCAGGATTTCCCCGGCCTCTGAAATGTCGGGGTGATGTGACCCAGGGCAGCAGAGGGACGCGGGCGGGGGCAGCGCCCAGAGGGAGGGGTGGCAGCAGCAGCCCCCAGGGCACAGCGTCCCACCTGGTCTCGGGCCCACCCACGACCGTGCCCCGGATTCGGCGGCTGGGCATGACGATTGCCCTCGCGGGGGAAGCGGAGGTTTCCTTGTGCCGTGCGTGCCGAAGCAACGCTCCCGTTCACACCTGAGGACACAGCACATCACAGGAGGAACGTGAACCGGGGTACACAATAGAGGCCGTGGGAGGGAGCCCTTCCCTGGGAGGTAGAAAATCATTCTCGGGGCAACAGCGCAGGATGCGGCTGAGCGCGTGGGCCCCGGGAGCGCCGCCCTGGGCCGCGTGTGCGCCAGTGTGCGGTCTAGCTGCGGGCCGTGGGAGGTGCCCCTCGGTGGCGGTGCCCCTTGGAGATGGGGCCAGAGTCCCTGCTCCTCGTAGGGCTCAGAGCACGTGGCAGCTGGCGGCAGGGGCAGAGACACGCCAGCGCCCCCGGCCCAGCGGCCCCTCCGATCCCGCGGCCCTGTCCTGCCAGCCCCTGCCCCGGGCTCCACTGCCAGCGCTCGCCCTGGACGCGCCATTGTCCCCTTCATGTACTAAACACGACCGAGGTCACCCCTGCAGTGGTGGCACCTGCGGAGCCCTGGGTTTCGGGGAGGACACGCCCCAGGGAAACCTCAAGAAGACCAACCAAAAGTAGGTCAACACAAAATAACCAGGAGAACCTTGGTTGCTCTCTAGGGCTGCCTTGCTCCAAGGCCGCGCCCCCAACCCCGCCCCGACCTCCGCTGGCCCTGCTGCGTCAGCACAGTTCGGGGACTCCCAGGAGGGAAGGACGGAGCAGAAGCCACCACCAGGTGTGACGGCAGCGACTCAGTTGGACGCGCCCGGCTCTGTGGCCCCAGCAAGGTGATGGGCGTGCGTGGGCGGGGCGTCCTCACGGCGATGGGCCCGGTGACCCACCTGCACCGCTTCCCCGGCTGCCGTCACCAGTCTCTGCGAACTGACTTCATGTACCTCTGTTTTAAATCAACAGAGACTTTGCtcctcacggttctggaggccagaagtgtgACATCGAGGTGTCCGGGGCGTGTTCCTCGCGGGCTCTGGGGTAGGGTCCGTCCTGCCTCTTGGAGCCTCTGGAGGGGCTGCTGGCCATCCTCGGGGCTCCGTGGCTTGTGGCCACGTTACTCCAGTTGCCGCCTCCTGTGGCATCTGTGTGCCCCTCCACGAGGACACCCGGTGGTATTCAGGGCCCACCCGGGGAATCCAGGACCAACTCGCCTCAAGAACCTTGACTTAGGGTCAGTTATGACCTTTTGCTGTAAAGGTAACAGTCGCGTGTTTGCCACGTAAGGTCACACTTGAGCATCTGGAGGTTAGGGTGTGGACACACTTTTGGGGGCCACCATTCTTCCTGTTGCCCACCCCTCGAGTGGGGTGGGGATTGGACAGTGTCATCTGGCTTCTGCTCAGCCACCACGGCCGTCATTGTTCGGCCCCCATGAGGCCGAGCCTCCAAACCGGGGCAGGAAGTCCCAGGGACGTCACTCCTCACTCCACGCCCCACACTGCGCCAGGAGACCCCATTCCTGAACCCCATCCCTGAACCTGGGGCCTGCTAGGCGGCGCTGGTCATGCCAGGAAGGTGCCACCACTGCCCCCTCCACTTCTCAATGCCTCCTGCCTGGGGTACTCACCCGGCTGCCGTGCCTTCCGTCCCCACGGGGCAGCGACTGGCGCACACCCTCGGTGGGACCCAGCATCACCACTCCCCCGCTCCATGCACACCAGCAGAGCCAGCCCCCTCGGGCTGCACCTGGCCCAGGCGGAGGTGTGGTTTGGGCCACTCTCTGTCCCCGAAGCCACCGATCTCCGTCACCTCTCGGGTCTCCTGCACGATGGGCGAGCGAGCTCTTGGCGTCCCCCCGGACACATGCTCATCTGCCTCCAGTCCCCCGATGTCTGGAGCATCTGTGAGATCTGCCCCGCCCCTCAATCCTGTGAGCTCCTGACATCCTGCCCACGAATGGCCCGCCCTGATCTGTGTCTTGCGACCAAAGCCCACCCGGAGCAGTACAATAACCACCATTCCTTTAGCGCTTGAGGTTGAGTAGATTCAtctttgttaagattttatttatttatttggagagcaagtggagggaggggcagagagggagagagagaatctcaagcaggctccccactgagtgtggagcctgatgcagggctcgatcccccaaccctgggatcatgacctgaatcaaaatcaagagtcggatgtttaaccgaccgagccacccaggcgctcc includes:
- the C29H10orf143 gene encoding uncharacterized protein C10orf143 homolog isoform X3 translates to MGFLICTTNSNSRSSSLINKQRPGKAADESRRRQRGSSLNALGRGLPCSKAAPPTPPRPPLALLRQHSSGTPRREGRSRSHHQV